CCAATCGCCCTGGCGTTGATACAGTTCCGCCAACAGATAACTGCCCTGCACGGTCGGCAAAAGCGCCTGGCTTGCACGCAACTCTTTTTCAGCCAGCCCAAACTGCTCAAGTTGCAGTGCAACATACCCCAACCCCAGACGACTGCGGTAATAGCCCCCATCCAGGCGCACAGCGCGCTGCAAATGATGTTTGGCGCTGTTCAGCTCACCAACTTTAAGATAGGCCAACCCCAATCCAGTGAGAATCTGACTCTGATCCGGAGACTGGGTCGCTGCCTGCAGATACAGGCCTATGGCCTGGGGAAAATGATCCAGACGTTCCTGTTCCACCCCCTGCTCAAAGACGACATAACCCGGCACCAGCGCCATGAGCACATTGTGCATGTCATCAAAGGAAACAGCAGACAATGGCTCTGGCGGGGGAGGCAAAACCGGCAACACGGTAGCACTGCCATTGGGGTGGCGCTCTATCCAGCCGTCACGGCAAAGTGCGGCACTTAAAACAGCAGCCTGTCCCATTGGGCCAACCTGCTGCTGCCAGAGAGCCTGCGCCTGTGTCTCCTCTTCGAATGAATAATGGTGCTGTAACATATAATCCGCCAGTTGCTGACCACGAATCACCGTGCTGTCGTTACCAGCCGTGGTTGTGATCGGCTGCTCAAAAGCCTCTTCAGTGGCGCTACGCGCCAGATGGTCGAGAGCAAGATGTGCCATTGCATGCCCCAGCGCAGCGGCCAGTTCTTGCTCTGAGTCTACCGCAGCAAGAAAACCACGGTAGACCAACACGGTCTGCCCCGGAACCGCCAGCAGGTCACAGGCTGGATCATTGACCACCAGCACCTGCCAGTCCTGGTTCCGGTAGCCCTCATAGGTCGCCAGACGACGAACCAAACTGTCGAGATAATTTTGAATCGTTTCATCGTTTAACCGGCCACCATGCTTCTGAACCAGATAGCGTGCCGCATCCGCCCCGGCACGTTTGACCTGCACCACTGTTGTGACGTTTTTTTTCTGCCAGGGATGTGGCAGGGTTTGGGGAAGACACGCTGTTACAGTAAACATGACGAACATCCACACAACGAAACGTTTAACCATAGGGTCCTCACAAGGTATTGAGTTTTATCGGTGAACGGGTAGTTTAATGTGCTGATCGGGCCCCTGCAACCGCCAATCTTACACGGTTGAAACCATTTTTTAATGGTATTGCAGCTATGCTTGGTGTATTGTGGCGCGGTTTTGCCTATTTACGCCGTTTAAGGAGATACACCGCATGAGCGCCGAGATCAGAAACATCGCTATTATTGCCCACGTCGACCACGGAAAAACAACCCTGGTCGATGCCATGCTTCATCAATCGGGAGTCTTTCGCTCCAATCAGGTCATTACCGAAAGGATCATGGACAGCAACGATCTTGAAAAAGAGCGTGGCATCACCATTCTTTCAAAAAACCTGTGTATTGAACATAACGGCGTCAAAATCAATGTCGTCGACACCCCGGGCCACGCCGACTTCGGCGGCGAAGTAGAGCGGGTGTTAAAGATGGTCGACTCGGTTCTGCTACTGGTCGATGCGTTTGACGGCCCCATGCCGCAAACCCGTTTTGTTCTGAAAAAATCACTCGACCTCGGCCTCAAGCCGATCGTCGTTATCAACAAGATCGACCGTCCTGGTGCCCGCCCGGAAGAGGTGGTGGATATGGTATTCGATCTGTTCTGCGAACTCGACGCCAATGAAGAACAACTGGAGTTCCCCATTGTTTATGCCAGCGCCAAAAGCGGTTATGCCCGTTTTGAGCCGGGTGATGACAATATGGATCTGGAGCCGTTGTTTGACACCATCAAGCAAAACGTTCCCGCCCCGGAAGGCAACCCGGATGCGCCGTTCCAGTTTCTGGTCACCAGCATCGACTACAATGATTATATCGGCCGCATTGCCACCGGTAAAATTTTCAACGGCAGCATCAAGGAGGGCGATACGGTCGCTCGCATTGACAAAGACGGCAACATCAAGCGGGGCCGAATTTCGAAGCTGATCGGCTACCAGGGTCTGCAACAGGTCAGCATCGAGCAAGCCAGCGCCGGTGACATTGTCACCATCGCCGGGTTTGAAGAGATCAGCATCAGCGAATCTCTGGCCTGTGTCGACGATCCGCAGCCCCTGCCTTACGTCAACATCGATGAGCCGACTCTGTCGATGAACTTTATCGTCAACAGCTCCCCCTTTGCCGGCAACGAGGGCAAGTACGTGACCTCGCGCAATATCTTCGAGCGTTTGCAGAAAGAGCTGCGCACTAACGTCTCTCTGCGCGTCGAAGAAACCGACAATACCGATACCTTCAAGGTTTCCGGTCGTGGTGAACTGCACCTGTCAATTCTGATTGAAAACATGCGTCGTGAAGGCTTTGAACTGGCCGTGTCCAAACCTGAAGTTATCTTCAAAGAGGAGAACGGCCAACGTCTCGAACCTATCGAGTACCTGTGCATTGACGTCCCCGAGGAATTTCAGGGAACGGTCATTGAAAAACTCGGTCGCCGCAAGGCTGAGTTGGCCTCTATGAAGCAGATGGACGGCACCAACCGCCTCGAATTCAACATCCCGGCTCGCGGTCTGATCGGTTTCCGTACTGAATTTATGACCGATACCCGCGGCACTGGCACCATGTCTCACAGCTTTGTCGAATACGCTCCCTACAAAGGGGAGATCGACAGCCGCAAAAACGGTGTCCTGATTGCCATGGATGCAGGTGAAAC
The Desulfuromonas acetoxidans DSM 684 DNA segment above includes these coding regions:
- the typA gene encoding translational GTPase TypA encodes the protein MSAEIRNIAIIAHVDHGKTTLVDAMLHQSGVFRSNQVITERIMDSNDLEKERGITILSKNLCIEHNGVKINVVDTPGHADFGGEVERVLKMVDSVLLLVDAFDGPMPQTRFVLKKSLDLGLKPIVVINKIDRPGARPEEVVDMVFDLFCELDANEEQLEFPIVYASAKSGYARFEPGDDNMDLEPLFDTIKQNVPAPEGNPDAPFQFLVTSIDYNDYIGRIATGKIFNGSIKEGDTVARIDKDGNIKRGRISKLIGYQGLQQVSIEQASAGDIVTIAGFEEISISESLACVDDPQPLPYVNIDEPTLSMNFIVNSSPFAGNEGKYVTSRNIFERLQKELRTNVSLRVEETDNTDTFKVSGRGELHLSILIENMRREGFELAVSKPEVIFKEENGQRLEPIEYLCIDVPEEFQGTVIEKLGRRKAELASMKQMDGTNRLEFNIPARGLIGFRTEFMTDTRGTGTMSHSFVEYAPYKGEIDSRKNGVLIAMDAGETVAYSLFNLQDRGILFVAPGTKVYEGMIIGQHAKENDLVVNANKGKKLTNVRASGSDDAIRLTPPNILSLEQALEYIADDELVEVTPESIRLRKKILDANERKKSEKKK
- a CDS encoding M48 family metalloprotease, producing MFTVTACLPQTLPHPWQKKNVTTVVQVKRAGADAARYLVQKHGGRLNDETIQNYLDSLVRRLATYEGYRNQDWQVLVVNDPACDLLAVPGQTVLVYRGFLAAVDSEQELAAALGHAMAHLALDHLARSATEEAFEQPITTTAGNDSTVIRGQQLADYMLQHHYSFEEETQAQALWQQQVGPMGQAAVLSAALCRDGWIERHPNGSATVLPVLPPPPEPLSAVSFDDMHNVLMALVPGYVVFEQGVEQERLDHFPQAIGLYLQAATQSPDQSQILTGLGLAYLKVGELNSAKHHLQRAVRLDGGYYRSRLGLGYVALQLEQFGLAEKELRASQALLPTVQGSYLLAELYQRQGDWQQAEPLFQQVVDGDPHGRLGKAARRALQQRQ